The DNA segment GGATCCGCCTGCTGGCCATCGTGCTGGGCGCGTCCACGTATGCCTTCACGCTCATCCTGACGGCGTTCATCCTGGGCATCGGCCTGGGCAGCTTCTGGCTGATGACGCGCAAGGAGGGTGGGGACTCGCTGAAGCTGTATGGCTGGACGCAGGTGGGGCTGGTGTTGAGCCTCTGCGTGGCGCTGCCGTTGTACGTGCGGCTGCCGCACCTGTTCCGCTGGTCCGAGTGGATGCTCACGCGCGCGGTGGAGACGTGGCCCATCTTCCAGGGCATCACCTTCGCGTTCTGCTGCGTGGTGCTGCTGGTGCCCACGTTCATCATGGGCGCGGCGTTCCCCGCGGCGGCCCGCGTGGCCACGGCGAAGGTGTCCGAGGTGGGGCGCGAGCTGGGCGGCGTCTACCTTTGGAACACGGCGGGCACGCTGTCCGGCTCCGTGCTGGGAGGGCTGGTGCTGATGCCCTTCTGGGGCATGCAGGGCAACTTCATCGCGGGCGCGGTGGTGAACCTGATTGCCGCGGCCCTGGCGTTCCGTGCGCTGTCTCCGCCGAAGGAAGGGGAGGGCGCGCCGGCTCCGGCCTGGCGGACCTTCGCGCCGGTGGGTGTGGCGGCGGTGCTGGCGGCGGTGGTGCTGGGCAGCATGCATGGCTGGCCGCAGCGGCTGTCCAGCATCGCGGCGATGCGCGCGTACGAGAAGCCCCCTGAGAGTTACGCGAAGCTGGTGGAGTCCAACGAGAAGCGCATCACGCCCCGGTTCTACGCGGACGACACCTTCGCCACGGTGATGGTGGGGGACCTGCCGAGCGAGAACCTCCGCTTCATGAAGATCAACGGCAAGACGGACGCCACGAACGGCGGCGACATCGAGACGCAGGTGATGGCAGGCCAGCTGGGCGCGTTGTTGCACCCTCGCGAGCCGAAGAACGCGCTGCTCATCGGCTCGGGCGCGGCCATCACGGCGGGCAGCGTGCTGTCCCACCCGCTGGAGCGCCTGGACATGGTGGAGATCTCGCCAGCCGTCATTGAAGCGGCGCGCCTGTTCAAGGCGGACAACCGGAACGTGCTGGATGACCCGCGCATGCACATCCACATCGACGACGCGAAGACGTTCATGGCGCTGGCGCCCATCAAGTACGACCTCATCGTCAGCGTGCCGTCCAACCCCTGGGTGACGGGCGTGTCCGGCCTCTTCACGCGCGACTTCTTCCAACTGGTGGACAAGCACCTGACGGACGACGGCGTGCTGGTGCAGTGGATCCACACCTACGAGAGCAACCGCGAGCTGGTGCGGCTGGTGATGCGCACGCTGCACGACACCTTCCCGCACGCCACGACGTGGCTGGGGCCGGAGGACCTGGTGATGGTGGCCAGCCGCAAGCCGCTGTCGTTCGACGCGGCGGCGGTGGCGGCGCGCATGGCCCGGCCGGACGTGAAGGCGGACCTGGCGCGGGTGGAGATCCATGACCTGTTCGGCTTGCTGTCCAAGCAGGTGCACACCGAGGCCGGACAGAAGGACTTCGCGGGCGAGGGCCCCATCAACACGGACGACCACAACCTGCTGGAGTACGCGTCTCCGGTGGCCTTCTTCCTCGCGAACCTGGACGTGCGGGTGAAGGACGAGCGCCGGGCGCCGGACTCGGGACCGGGGCTGCTGCTGCACCAGTACCTGCGCGAGCACCCGCCCACCGCCGAGCAGGTCGCGGGGCTGTACCGCAACGTGGATCGCTACCACTCGGAGAAGGACCCGGTGGTCCGGGGCGTGGCGGCGCTGTGGCGGTCGCTGGCGCCGGAGGACCCGGCGTCCGCGCTCGCGCTGGGCAAGGCGGTGCTGGCGCAGGGGGACCTGACGCTGGCGGCGTCGCTGCTGGAGCCGGAGGTGGCGAAGGGCGGCCGTTCCCCGGAGCTGATCACCGAGTACCTCAAGCTGGTGACGGCCCAGGCGTGGTCCGCGCGCACGGTGTGGACGCCCATGAAGGTGGATGGGGCGCTCTCGGTGGGCCGGGAGGTGGCGGCGAAACACCCCCAGAACGCGGCGCTGCGGAGGGCCTTCAAGGCCTACTGCGAGGCCCTGCCACCGGCCGCCTGCGAGTCCCCGGTCCGGACGCCGACCGCGGCGCCCGGCGGGCCCTGAAACAGGGGCTGATCAGCCCTTGAGAGGCTCCAGGTCCGCGATATTCCTTGAGTCGGCCCCCCATCCTCCCGATGACGGATGGAGGTGCTTGCCCGCCCGTAATACTGTCTGTATCGACCCTGACTTCCCGCAGGGTGTGTCTCTCCACCGCTGCAACGACCCCCGGAGTTTCCCATGAACGCGATCGCGAAGGCCCCGAAGAAGCAGTTCCGCAAGAACCGTGGTCAGGGCATGACCGAGTACATCATCATCGTTGCCCTCATCGCGATCGCCGCCATCGGCGTCATCACCCTGTTCGGCGACAACATCCGCAAGCTGTTCGGCGCCTCGGCCGCGGCGCTGGCCGGTGAGGACAACGTGGCGAACGACGGCCAGACGGCGTCCAACGACCTGAAGAAGAAGACGATGAAGACCTTCGGTCAGAACAACACCTACAACTGAGCCGCTTCCGCGGTTCGTCCGGGAGATGCCGGCGCCCTCGCGGTGCTGGCGTCCCGGTGGATGGCAGGTCCCTCCGGATGGAAGGGCCTGCCATTCGTGTTTCTAGGTGCGCTCGCGGGCCCAGAGGACCCAGCCGTTCGCCCGCGTCAGCTCGCGCCAGCCGCCGCGCTCCCGGAGGTGGTCCAACAGGAGGTGGCCCGGGTTCTGCGTGTCCCAGACGATGTAGTCGGGGGCATAGGCCTCCAGCGCCTGCTCCCAGCCGGGCTCGGACCACAGGAGCTGTTCGTAGGCCCGGTGGATGGCGGCGGGGAACGGATCATTCCGGCTGTCGATGTAGACCTTGTACGGGGCGCCCGCGAAGTAGGAGATGGGCCCGCCCATGACGAAGCGGTTGAGCACGCGGCCCGGCGGCTGCCGGCCCAGGGCCTGGAGCACGGGCAGGGGAATGCTGGGGTGTGTCCCCTGCTCCACGGGACGGGGCGCGCCCGCGTGCAGCGTGATGAGGCTGGCCACCAGGACGGCGGGCCACAGCGCCAGGGACGTACCGGTACTCCACGAGGCCAGGGCGCGCTCGAGCCGCGACAGCAGGCGGGGGAGGGCGGGCGCGTCCGCGGTGCCCGTGCGCGCGTGCTCCACCAGGGCGAGCGCGACGAGCACGGCGGCGAACGGCGCGTGGCGCTGGACCTTCAGCGCGGCGACCCCCAGCACGAGCGAGGGCAGGAGGGACGCGGCCCGCCGCACCGGGGCGCGGCCGATGACGAAGAGGCACGCGCCGAAGAGCAGCAGGTAGACCCAGCTCCAGCGCAGCTCCAGGTCCAGGGGGCCCCACTCGTTGATGCGCTGGGTGGACGGCAGGAGCGAGTGCTGGATGGGATACAGGTAGATGTGAGGGCCGTCTGGCGACACGCCCGCGACGAGGAACATCGCGAGCGCCGCGGCGAGCGCGGTCCCGCAACGGCGCAGTGACGCGGGGCTGCGGTCATCCAGGGCCGTGCCCATCGCGGTGGACGCGAGCACCGCCGGCCCCAGCAGCCAGCTGCCATGCAGGTTGGCCCAGGCGAGGCCCAGGAGGGGGAAGGCCCAGAGCACCTTCTCCTGGCCCTGCCGCCAGGCCTGGACACCCAGGATCGCGAGGACGAAGAACAGGTGTCCCACGTGGAAGGGGCGCTCCTCGAGCCAGGTGTGGGCCTGGACGGCCGAAACAAGGCCCAGACACAGCAGCACGAGCAGGTGGGAGGGCCGCGGGTCCGCGCGCCGCAGGGCGACCCAGAGCAGGACCCCGTTGGCCGCCACGAGCGCGGCGACGAAGAGCGAAGGCCCCGCGGCGCCCAGGACCTTCACGAGCAGGACGCAGAGCACGCCGAAGCCCCACTCGTGGGGGACCCAGCCCGCGGTGCCCGTCACGCTGAAGGGATCCACGCGGGTGAAGCCGTGCTCCAGCACATAGCGGCCGCCCGCCATGTGGAAGAACAGGTCGTAGTTGCGCAGGGGCCGCAGCCCCAACCAGAAGATGAGCCCCAGCGCGAACACGGCCACGGGGGCGGGCAGGAAGCGACGGAACCGCATGGCGTTTGCGTAAACCCCTACCGCGCGGACAGGGGCGGGCGGGGGCCGCTGGAGAAGCCCAGGCGGCGCAGCATCACCTGCCGGATG comes from the Corallococcus macrosporus genome and includes:
- a CDS encoding fused MFS/spermidine synthase produces the protein MAALLFLSGATALVYELVWSKYLGNVLGNSGQAHAVVLATFMGGLALGAFVFGRTADRVKSPLALYGVLELGVGLYALAFPYVLGGLEHLWLALAPHVPEGLRVAPRLLVSSLSLVVPTLLMGGTLPALVRHFAASLAGVRKELARLYAINSLGAAVGVYVAGTRLVPLVGLSASAQIAAGLNVFLALAALALARQHPPAVLVGAAPGAEDVAYPRRAVRAALIGVMLSGFTSMLYQVTWIRLLAIVLGASTYAFTLILTAFILGIGLGSFWLMTRKEGGDSLKLYGWTQVGLVLSLCVALPLYVRLPHLFRWSEWMLTRAVETWPIFQGITFAFCCVVLLVPTFIMGAAFPAAARVATAKVSEVGRELGGVYLWNTAGTLSGSVLGGLVLMPFWGMQGNFIAGAVVNLIAAALAFRALSPPKEGEGAPAPAWRTFAPVGVAAVLAAVVLGSMHGWPQRLSSIAAMRAYEKPPESYAKLVESNEKRITPRFYADDTFATVMVGDLPSENLRFMKINGKTDATNGGDIETQVMAGQLGALLHPREPKNALLIGSGAAITAGSVLSHPLERLDMVEISPAVIEAARLFKADNRNVLDDPRMHIHIDDAKTFMALAPIKYDLIVSVPSNPWVTGVSGLFTRDFFQLVDKHLTDDGVLVQWIHTYESNRELVRLVMRTLHDTFPHATTWLGPEDLVMVASRKPLSFDAAAVAARMARPDVKADLARVEIHDLFGLLSKQVHTEAGQKDFAGEGPINTDDHNLLEYASPVAFFLANLDVRVKDERRAPDSGPGLLLHQYLREHPPTAEQVAGLYRNVDRYHSEKDPVVRGVAALWRSLAPEDPASALALGKAVLAQGDLTLAASLLEPEVAKGGRSPELITEYLKLVTAQAWSARTVWTPMKVDGALSVGREVAAKHPQNAALRRAFKAYCEALPPAACESPVRTPTAAPGGP